In Bacillus cytotoxicus NVH 391-98, the following are encoded in one genomic region:
- a CDS encoding methyl-accepting chemotaxis protein — translation MWRSLRLKISVVFSVLITLLFAILGTTVYQLQQEGAQDTLNQYSQNTMDLVTEQLHTFIQGIEEDIGHYGTNSLVQEALQSGLTPENEDAILKEFLHFKKNHPDILDLYIGTKDKRTLSANLAGGGALPEGYDPTSRPWYKNAEADTKSVHWGQPLYEATTGKLSIGVSKAIVGEDGSVLGVVAMDISLGTIQKLLHNIQYNYAGEMFIINDKNIALVYPEKVGKDVSKEPLIQSLKKDTTKFAESKLEGNEIVAYSQLFDKMKWKIGIVYPKETIDRVLSETRNTVIGMTCMSLLVAITVSFLFARKLARPLQLLTKHVQRVAEGDLTLKMEVMSKDEVGTLTTHFNHMVDQMNEMVSSIKHNIQTVQQSTRHLHYLTNETVAASKEVSGAMEDVTGGASTLANGVEEVSTQLGNMTDSVEQMIESVEAIKEVTNKAEQASKQGLDTMHHLVHTRGQSSSIVDGTEEASCKLEQRVQSIQNVVEIIKEISDQTNLLALNASIEAARAGEQGKGFAVVAEEVRKLAEQSKGATEEIAMMIRDVQLEVARVVDVVSKLKDIADIQNKVTEEAETEFRIIMSVVDTIITSVEKIVREVKNIGDEQEEITEVMQTIAGTSQESAAVSEEVNASTESQVAHLEKVSDTMRMLGEEMKGLEKLVAQFKVEE, via the coding sequence ATGTGGAGAAGTTTACGTTTGAAAATTTCAGTCGTGTTTTCAGTGCTTATTACGCTGCTGTTTGCAATTTTAGGGACAACTGTATATCAATTGCAGCAGGAGGGAGCGCAAGATACACTCAATCAATATTCTCAAAATACAATGGATCTTGTCACTGAGCAACTTCATACATTTATACAAGGGATTGAAGAAGATATAGGGCATTATGGAACAAATAGCTTAGTACAAGAAGCATTGCAAAGTGGTCTAACTCCAGAAAATGAGGATGCTATTTTAAAAGAATTTTTACACTTCAAAAAGAATCATCCAGATATTTTAGATTTATATATTGGGACGAAAGATAAGAGAACGCTAAGTGCAAATCTCGCTGGGGGAGGAGCATTACCAGAGGGATATGATCCAACTTCTAGACCGTGGTACAAAAATGCTGAGGCAGATACGAAATCAGTTCATTGGGGGCAGCCCTTATATGAGGCTACAACAGGTAAATTAAGTATTGGTGTTTCAAAAGCGATTGTTGGTGAGGATGGTTCTGTATTAGGGGTTGTAGCGATGGATATATCGCTAGGAACGATTCAAAAACTACTACATAATATTCAATATAATTATGCTGGGGAAATGTTCATCATTAACGATAAAAACATTGCGCTTGTATATCCAGAAAAAGTAGGGAAAGATGTTTCAAAAGAGCCGCTTATCCAAAGTTTGAAAAAAGATACAACGAAATTTGCTGAATCTAAATTAGAAGGAAATGAGATAGTAGCCTATAGCCAATTATTTGATAAGATGAAATGGAAAATAGGAATCGTCTATCCTAAAGAAACAATTGATCGTGTATTATCTGAAACACGTAATACAGTAATTGGGATGACATGTATGAGTTTATTGGTTGCGATTACTGTATCTTTTTTATTTGCAAGAAAATTAGCAAGACCTTTGCAGTTATTAACAAAGCATGTTCAACGAGTAGCTGAAGGTGATTTAACATTGAAAATGGAAGTGATGAGTAAAGATGAGGTAGGAACGCTTACCACTCATTTTAATCATATGGTTGACCAGATGAATGAAATGGTAAGTAGCATTAAACATAATATACAGACCGTTCAACAATCTACCCGTCATCTTCATTATTTAACGAATGAAACTGTTGCTGCAAGTAAAGAGGTTTCCGGGGCGATGGAAGATGTAACGGGCGGGGCATCAACGCTTGCAAATGGTGTAGAGGAAGTTTCCACTCAACTTGGAAATATGACTGATTCAGTGGAACAAATGATTGAATCAGTAGAAGCGATTAAGGAAGTAACAAATAAGGCAGAACAAGCATCTAAACAAGGTCTTGATACGATGCATCATTTAGTTCACACAAGAGGACAATCATCATCTATTGTAGATGGTACAGAAGAAGCCTCCTGTAAACTAGAGCAGAGAGTACAATCTATTCAAAATGTAGTAGAAATCATTAAAGAAATTTCGGATCAAACAAATTTACTTGCTTTAAATGCATCGATTGAAGCGGCGAGAGCAGGCGAACAAGGAAAAGGATTTGCAGTAGTCGCAGAAGAGGTGAGAAAGTTAGCGGAACAATCAAAAGGAGCAACAGAGGAAATCGCTATGATGATAAGAGATGTACAGTTAGAAGTTGCGCGTGTTGTAGACGTTGTAAGTAAATTGAAAGACATTGCAGATATACAAAATAAGGTTACAGAAGAAGCAGAAACAGAGTTTCGTATCATTATGTCTGTAGTAGATACGATTATTACTTCGGTTGAAAAAATCGTTAGGGAGGTAAAAAATATAGGAGATGAGCAAGAAGAAATTACAGAAGTGATGCAAACAATTGCAGGGACAAGTCAAGAAAGTGCCGCAGTTTCTGAGGAGGTAAATGCATCTACTGAATCGCAAGTGGCTCACTTAGAGAAAGTATCCGATACGATGCGAATGCTAGGCGAGGAAATGAAAGGCCTAGAAAAATTAGTAGCACAGTTTAAAGTAGAAGAATAA
- a CDS encoding APC family permease, whose protein sequence is MHHDEKNKIGLTVALSIVVGTIIGSGVFMKPGSVLDYSGSSNMAIAAWIIGGLLTLASGLTVAEIGAQIPKNGGLYTYLEEIYGSFLGYLSGWMQTVIYGPAIIGTLGLYFSSLLINFFYLDTSWNLPIAIGTVVFLGAVNSVGTKYGGIVQTITTVGKLIPVVLIVLLGFWKGNSDIFNVVVPLSENQSIGMAILATLFAYDGWILLASIGGEMKNPTKLLPKAMTLGILIVTFAYVLINLALLKVLPAMQIVNLGENATATAAEMLLGEYGGKIISIGIIVSIFGCLNGKILTFPRIPMSMAERGQLPFSKFIAKENEKFNTPVNAITFEIILGIILMIISDPNKLSEISVFTIYIFYVMTFVGVFILRKRNEGKERAYTVPLFPIVPIVAIFGSLFVIGSAIMNDPISCFLSIGIVVTGLPVYWYLNKKKER, encoded by the coding sequence ATGCATCATGATGAGAAGAACAAAATTGGATTAACGGTGGCATTATCCATCGTTGTCGGAACAATTATTGGTTCTGGTGTATTTATGAAGCCAGGGAGTGTATTAGATTATTCTGGTAGTTCTAATATGGCGATTGCTGCTTGGATCATTGGAGGCTTATTAACATTAGCTAGTGGTTTAACAGTAGCTGAAATTGGAGCGCAAATTCCGAAAAATGGTGGATTATATACATATTTAGAAGAAATTTATGGGAGTTTCTTAGGGTATTTATCGGGATGGATGCAAACAGTTATATATGGACCAGCTATCATTGGAACGTTAGGTTTGTACTTTAGTTCTTTACTTATTAACTTCTTTTATTTAGATACATCGTGGAATTTACCAATTGCAATTGGTACAGTTGTATTCCTTGGCGCTGTAAATAGTGTTGGAACAAAGTATGGAGGCATTGTTCAAACAATTACAACAGTTGGGAAACTGATTCCCGTCGTATTAATTGTTTTGTTAGGTTTTTGGAAAGGGAATAGTGATATTTTTAATGTAGTTGTGCCATTATCGGAAAATCAAAGTATTGGTATGGCGATTTTAGCAACTTTATTTGCTTATGATGGTTGGATCTTGCTTGCTTCTATTGGCGGTGAAATGAAGAATCCAACAAAGTTATTACCAAAGGCGATGACATTAGGGATATTAATTGTAACATTTGCTTATGTATTAATTAATTTAGCTTTATTAAAAGTATTGCCAGCTATGCAAATTGTAAATCTTGGTGAGAATGCGACTGCAACAGCTGCTGAGATGTTGTTAGGAGAATATGGCGGGAAAATTATTAGTATCGGTATTATTGTCTCCATTTTTGGATGTTTGAACGGAAAGATTTTAACATTCCCTCGTATTCCAATGTCCATGGCTGAGCGTGGACAGCTTCCGTTTTCGAAATTTATCGCGAAAGAAAATGAAAAGTTTAACACACCAGTTAATGCAATTACGTTTGAAATTATTTTAGGGATTATTTTAATGATTATAAGTGATCCAAACAAATTATCGGAGATTTCCGTATTTACTATTTATATTTTTTATGTAATGACATTTGTTGGAGTGTTTATTTTACGAAAACGTAATGAAGGAAAAGAACGTGCTTATACTGTACCGTTATTTCCAATTGTACCGATTGTTGCCATTTTCGGGTCATTATTTGTAATTGGCAGTGCGATTATGAATGATCCTATAAGTTGTTTTTTATCAATTGGAATCGTTGTGACAGGACTTCCTGTATATTGGTATTTAAATAAGAAAAAAGAAAGATAA
- a CDS encoding TrmB family transcriptional regulator, which translates to MLQKFGFSQYESQAYEVLVSSNEPLDATTIVKHSGVPKAKIYEILARLIDKGMVMDSVSEKRKLYTALPLKLAIEKLTAEFQTNIKELETNISKKSFTDDRVWSLKMRSSIQAQSKQMMKDAKKSIRISAWNDTFLEYLPLLEQKAKQGVDIEGLIVGKSETELKNIHFLIPTDEPNALERYLLLIIDDYEILFAGVEQESWQAMKTMSQPFVKFFTEFFYHDVALAKITQKHHELFRNDEEIRSILMKLRY; encoded by the coding sequence ATGTTACAAAAATTTGGTTTCTCACAATATGAAAGTCAAGCTTATGAAGTCTTAGTCTCAAGCAATGAACCATTAGATGCAACAACAATTGTCAAACATTCCGGTGTTCCAAAAGCAAAGATATATGAAATATTAGCTCGCCTAATCGATAAAGGAATGGTAATGGATTCCGTTTCAGAAAAGAGAAAGCTATATACAGCATTGCCACTCAAGCTCGCGATTGAAAAATTAACAGCAGAATTCCAAACGAATATTAAAGAGCTTGAAACAAATATTTCCAAAAAATCATTTACAGATGACCGTGTTTGGAGCTTAAAAATGCGCTCTTCTATTCAAGCACAAAGTAAACAGATGATGAAAGATGCTAAAAAATCTATCCGTATTTCTGCTTGGAATGATACATTCTTAGAATATCTTCCATTACTGGAGCAGAAGGCGAAACAAGGTGTTGATATTGAAGGCCTTATAGTAGGAAAATCTGAAACAGAACTAAAGAACATTCATTTTCTCATCCCAACAGACGAGCCAAATGCATTAGAGCGTTATTTACTCCTTATCATTGATGATTATGAAATTTTATTTGCTGGTGTTGAACAAGAATCTTGGCAAGCAATGAAAACAATGTCTCAGCCATTTGTAAAATTTTTTACTGAATTTTTCTATCATGATGTGGCACTTGCTAAAATTACCCAAAAGCATCATGAACTCTTTAGGAATGATGAGGAAATTCGAAGCATTTTAATGAAATTGAGGTATTAA